The following are from one region of the Anabrus simplex isolate iqAnaSimp1 chromosome 8, ASM4041472v1, whole genome shotgun sequence genome:
- the LOC136878705 gene encoding uncharacterized protein, which produces MSQNIVVRESDLERRRKLGEQTRNILVKLLNNFEHLYYSDDVKEEDSSSYNGEKSETILGVENGDEKYSSSPGSKESKAVDVLTCLDQLDICAKQIKSHSDTIIRFLSTQMDIPVPRIALN; this is translated from the exons ATGTCTCAGAATATCGTTGTAAGAGAGTCTGATTTGGAAAGAAGGCGGAAACTTGGAGAACAGACAAGAAATATTCTGGTTAAGTTATTGAACAATTTTGAGCACTTGTATTATTCTGATGATGTGAAAGAAGAAGACAGCTCCTCTTACAATGGAGAAAAGTCTGAGACAATCTTAGG TGTAGAGAATGGGGATGAAAAGTACTCTTCATCACCCGGCAGTAAAGAAAGCAAG GCTGTTGATGTCTTGACGTGCCTGGATCAATTGGATATCTGCGCCAAACAGATAAAGTCGCACTCCGATACTATTATACGATTCCTTTCAACTCAGATGGATATTCCTGTTCCCAGAATTGCCCTGAATTAA